CCCCGCGTCCTTGAGCAGGAACCCGAGGGCGCCGGCACGGACGGCGTCGAGCAGGTACTCCTCGTCGTCGAAGGTCGTGAGGATGACGACCGCGCCCGCGGTGCCAGCGGAGACGATCGAGCGGGTGGCCGCGATGCCGTCGAGCACCGGCATCCGGACGTCCATCAGCACGACGTCGGGGCGGAGGTCGGCGCAGACCGCGATAGCCTCGGCACCGTTCGGCGCCTGGCCGACGACGGTCAGGTCCGGTTCGGCGTCGACCATCATGCCGAGCCCCGTGCGGACGACGGCCTGGTCGTCGACGATCACCACGCGGATCACGAGGCCACCACCGGGTGCTGCGGGCCGGCCGGGCGGTCCACGGGTCGGAGGCTGCCCGCGGTCTGCTGGCGCGCCTCCTGTCCGTCTCGGCGCGGCTGGCCGTCCCGGCGCTGCGGGTCGTCTCGAGCGGCGGCGTCGCGCGGAGCTTCGAGGATCACGCGCCACCCGCCGCCCTCGGCCGGTCCAGCGTCGAGCACGCCGCCGATCGACGCTGCACGTTCCCGCATCCCGCGGATCCCGGCGCCACCGGCCGCGAGCGCGGGCACGCGGGGGCTGGCGCCGCTGCCGCCGTCGTCGAGGACCTCGAGGCGGATGCTGTCTTCCGACGCGGCGAGGGTGATCCGCACCGCGGAGCCGTCGGAGTGCACGAGGGTGTTGGTGAGCGCCTCCTGGCAGACGCGGAGGACGGCGAAGTCCTGCATGACGCCGAGCGTCGCCGGCACGCGGAGGTCGGCGTCGACCCGGACACCGGTGGCGCGGACGCGCTCGACGGCGTCCTCGATCGCGCCCCGCAGCGAGACCGGGGCGTCCGTCGTGCCGCCGTCCCCGCCCGCGCGGAGGACCCGGACGACCTTCCGCATCTCGGACAACGCCTGCTGCCCGGTGCCCGCGACCCACGAGGCGTACTCCGCGAACTCCTGCTGATCGGCGACCCCGACGCGCACGAGGGCCTGCGACCGCACGACGATCGCGGCCATGTGGTGGGCGACGACGTCGTGGACCTCGCGGGCGACGGCGGTCCGCTCCTCCGAGGCGATGCGGGCCTGGTCGGACTCCCGCAGGCGGACGAGTTCCTCGTTGCGCCGCTGCAACACGAGCTCGGAACGACGGCGCCGCGCGGTGGCACGGCCGAGGAACGCGCACGCCACGAGCAGGATCCCCATGAGGACCACGGTCGACCAGTCGGCGTTCTGCGTCCAGGACCGCCAGTCGGGGAGGACGACGGACCAGTACCGCGGCGACAGCCCCGCCAACGGCAGGAACATCGCGGACACCGTCGGCAGCGCCGCGACGGCCAGTACCGCGAGCAGGTGCCGCCCGGCCGCGCAGGCCAGGTACACCGCGATGACGAGCGGGATGAGCCGCACCTGGAGGACGTCGAACATCCACGTCGGCCACCCCACGGCGACACCGACCACCACGAGCAGCGGGTACGGCAGCCGCTGTCCGACGACGATGCACAGCGCGACGAGGGCTGCGGTCACCCGGTAGTCGGCGAGCCGCGTCGGGTACCAGCCGGCGCGGTGCAGCCCCTCCATCGTCAGCAGGGCGAGGCCGAGGAACGCCAGCCCCGCGAGGGCAGCGCGCACCCACGGCGGGATCGGCAGAGGACGCATGGCGTGAGGCTAACCGCCCCAGGGTGGTCCGCGCCTCCTCCGAACGTCGGACTCCGCGACGGTCGACGATCAGCCGAACGGCCAGGAGGCCCATCCCGACCGCCGATGCCGCCTGCGTCCGCCTCGCCCAGGCTGGTCGTGCCGCACCCCGCGGCACCCCTGCCGCACCCCGCGGCACACCTGCCGCACCCCGCGGCACACCGACCGGGAGCTCGTGATGCAGAAGAAGACCGCCGCCACCGTGGCCACGCTCGCACTCGTCGTGGCCATCGCCGTCACGGGTGTCGCCGCCGCGACCATCGCCACGCCGGACGGTGGCGGGACCGGGAGCGCTCCTGTCCGGTCGGGGACGACCTCCACCGTGGTGCAGACCACCGCCGCGACGGGCGACGTCGGGTGGCAGGGGCAGCTGCCGGATGCCAACCGGTTCCACGACCTCTCGCGCGAGGACCAGCAGGCGGTCGTCACCCGGGTGGACCGGCTCATCGGGGACCTCCGCGGTTCCGGGAGCAGTGCTGGACTGGTCGCGCAGCTGACCGGGTACCGCGGCGAGATCGAGCAGCTGCTGCGCTGAGCGGCGCGGGGACCGGGGCGGCGGGAGGCACGGGGCAGTCCGCCCGCTCCTCCCGCCACGTCCGGTCGGTCGTGCCCCGTCGGTCGCGCACCGTCGGTCGCGCCCGGTCGGTCGCGCCCCGGCGTCGGCGGGACCGTCAGCGGCGGACCCGCCTCCTCCGCACCACGATCACGGCCACACCCAGTCCCAGCAGCAGCAACGCTCCGCCGAGCAGCGCCGAGAGCCCCTCGGCACCGGTGAAGGCGAGGTCACCCCGCCGGGCCGGCGCACCGACCGTCCCGCTCCAGGTGCTGCCGTGAGACCCGTGCGCGGACGAGCCGGACGGGCGCTCCCCCGGTCGGTCCACGCCCGGACCACCGGTGCCGGTGGATCCGCCGGGCGTGCCCGACCCGCCGGAGGCACCCGGTTCACCGGGGCCGTCCGGGCCACCGTCGCCCGGGCCGTCCGGTCCTCCGTCGCCGGGGTCGGTCGTGTCATCGCCCGGCAGCACCCCGGCGTCGACGGTGCTCGTGCGGTCGACGTGGTCCAGGACACCCTCGGCGGTGGTCTCCCGACCGAGTGTGACCGTCCCGCTGGTACCGTCCTCGGACGCGTCCGAGTCGACCGCACGGTCGTCCCCGACGAGCGCCCGGGTGAACGCGCGTCCGTCCGGTGCGGTGAAGGTCGTCACGTACTCGCCGGGTCGGAGGGTGTCGAACCGGTACGTGCCGTCGGGATCGCTCGTCGTGGTCCGGTCGACGGCTGTCCCCTCGTCGTCCGTCCCGGTGAGCCGGACCGCGACGTCGCCGAGGCCGGGCTCGCCGGACTCCTGCAGACCGTCGCCGTCCTCGTCCGTCCAGACCCGGTCGCCGATCGCACCGGCGACCACGCGGATCGACGCACGGTTCGACCGCACGGGCAGGGCGAGGTCGGCGACACGGAGTCCGAACCGGTTCGCGTACTCGTCGCCGTCACGTTCCCCCTCGGTTGCGAGGGCCAGCTCGTGCGTGACCGTGTCCCCGACGCCCACGGCCGCGGTGCGCGTGATCCGGGAGGCCGTGACGTCACCGAGGGAGGACGGGCACCCGGGCGACCCGAACGCGGACTCCGGACACCAGGTGGTCGCCCCGCCCGGCTGGTTCGAAGCGTCCTGCCCGTCGAGCGAGACGGCATCGGGCACGGCAGCGGTGTACGTCACCGACTCCCCCGCAGCGGGGTCGACCGCGACCGGTCCGGCGAGCGTGGTGCGGCCGTGGAACGAGCCGTCGTCCGGATCCGTCCGGTCCGGCAGGACGTCGATGAGGTCGACGCCGTGGACCGGTTCGGAGGACGTGTTCGTGTAGTCGAGTCGCCACGCGAGCCGGTCCCCCGCGACGACGACCGGGTCCACGGCGGACTCCTGCACGCCGACCCCGCCGCCGGCGATGACCTGCACGGCCCGCTCCGCCCGCCGGTACTGCGTGTCGGACCGGTCTGCCGGCGATGCGACCTCGACGGCGTTCTCGATGGGCCCCGCGGGCGCCGCCGACGACACACGCAGCCGGTAGGTGATGGGCGCCACGTCGGCGTTCGGCTGCACGTCGTGGAACGTCCACCGCAGCTGCTGGTGGTGTCCGCCGTCGGGGTCCTCGACGCTGTCGATCACGGGCGTCTGCGAGGCGCTGTCCAGGACGTAGGTGGTGTGGAGCGGCAGGGTGTCGCGGACCGTGAGCGTGGTCGGGCGGCCCTTCGTGTTCCCGTTGGTCAGCGTCGGGTACAGGGCGTACTCGAGGCTCTCACCCGGCACGACCGAACTGGTCCGGTCCGGGGTGTCCTGGGCGTCGTGGCCCCGGTCGACGATCTTCTTCGCGACCCGCGCGAGGTCCTCGGTGATCACGACGCTGTCCGTCAGGACACCGACGCCGAGGGCGGGGTCGGCGGGGTCGTGCACCCAGCCGGGGTGACCGACGCCGAACGAGAGGTGTCCGAAGTCGAGGGCACGGGTGCCGTCCGGTGCGTCCGCGACCGTCACCCAGGCGTGCAGGACCGCGTCCCCACCACCGGTGAGGTCGCCGACGGCACGGACCGCTCCGACGGCACCGATCCCACCGGGGACGGCGTCGGGTGCGTCGTACCAGGGGCCGTCCGAGTCGTCGCAGGAGCGCTGCTGCCCGTCCGACGGCGAGGTCATCTCGTAGGCGGCGTACTCGACACGCGCACCGCTCAGGCCGGTGACCCGCGCAGCCGCGGACGCGCCGATCCCCTCGGTCAACCGCTGCGTCGCTCGGTCGAAGGTGTCGCAGAGCACGGCGTCCTGGTACCGGGACAATCCAGGGTTGTGCATCGAGACCTCGCTCCGGAGCGCAGCACCAGGGGTCGTCCACGGGTCCCCGAGGCGAGCGGAACCGGGCCGGACCGCGGTCCCGTCCCCGACCACCCGGTACAGACGCTTCCCGCCGCTCCCCGGAGCGAACTCGACGATCGAGCGCTCGGAGACGTTGTCCACGGTCGGCTCCGTGCCGCCCGGGAAGTTGGGGGCACCGATGGTCGAGGACACCTGCAACGGGGTGCACCGGTTGACGGACCGGACGTTCGTCCCGGCCGGCGGGGTCGGCATCCAGAAGCTGATGTAACCGGTGACGACGTAGCCCACCCGGCCGCCGGCGATCGGACCGCCGTACTTGTTCTCGGTCGGCATCTTCGTGGCGTCGGTCACCGTGCCCGTGATCGTCACGTCGACGTCCTGACCCGGCGCGTCCTGTTCGCAGCGGATCGTCCCGGAGTCGGCGACCCCACGGTCACCGCCGCCCGTCCCTGCCGGGAGCCCGCCGAAGCCGGGGACCTCCGCGGTGTTCGGGCCGCACGCCGGACGGTCGCCGTTCCACAGCCGGGCGCCGGACGGCAGGTCGCCGAGCAGCTGTGAGACGTCGTCGGTGAAGGTCATCGGTCCGTGCGCCTTCTCGAAGCCGAGCAGGCCCTGCCCCGGGACGATCGGCTGCCAGTCGACGGCGAGGGGGTAGACGAGCTGGATCCCCTTCGCCCCACCTGGTCCGCGGACATCGGTCCGCATGGTCGAGGCCAGCACGTTCTTCGACAGGTTGTACCGCGCCGCCGCCGAGACCGTGGTGCGGGGCGAGGTGGCCGAGACGGGAGCGTCGGCGCCGTCGGCGGTCCCGACACCCGTGACCCGCAGCTCGTCGCCGTTGCGCAGGTCCCCGGAGACGTCGAGGACTGCCGGGACGGCGATCGCGTGTCCCTCCGCGACGGTGCCGAGGTCGCACACCAGGTCCTGGCCGCTGATGCGCGAGCCCGCTCCGTCGCACCGGCCGGGCACGGCTGCCCAACTGGTGCCGGTGGGAGCGGTGAGCGTGAAGCGTTCGTGCTCGCTCGATCCCCCGGTCGAGTTCATGGTGACGCGGTACGTGATCGCGTCGAGGGTGCGGACGATCCCGTTCTCGGCGTCCGCATCCGCGCCCGGGCCGTCCTGCGGCGTGAACGGACCCGTGCCGTCCTTCGCGACCTCGACCGCGAGTCCGACCTCGGCGTCGGTCGCGGCGTGCGTCGAACCTCCGGGCCGGTCCGCCGGCTCCGGGTCGGACGTCAGCCGCGCCTCCCGGTCTGGGTCCTCGTCCGGGCGCGGCGCAGCGGAGGCCGGCGTGGCCAGCGCGGCCGGCGATGCCGGCGATGCCGGAGGCGCGGAATCAGGCGCAGACGACGTCGCGGACGGCGTCGGCGAGGCAGGGCCCGTCGACGCCACCGGACGCCCGGCAGCGCTCGACGCGGCGGGCCCGTGAATGGCGTCGACGGTCGCCGGTCGCGTCGTGCCTGCCCAGGTCGGGGTCGCCGCGGCGAGGACGAGGCTCGTGGCGGTCACCGCCGTCACCAGGAGGCGGGAGGGGATGCGAGATCGCAAGGGGACTCCAGTTCAGGACGGGCGCCCGGAGGCACCTGGAACGGTCTTCCGTACGTCACACATCAAACACCAGTCCCTCGCAGACGCCTCCTTCCCGACATTCCGTATGCGGACTGGATCCCGCGGACACGATCACGTCACGATCGCCCGGACCGCGCACGGGTCGGCGCAGCGCGGCCCACACTGGCGGCATGCCGTGGGGGAAGACAGCGCTGGTGACCGGGCTCGTGCTCGCCATCGGGAGCGGGATCGCCGGGTGCACGACGATCGCGTCGGGGCAGTGCGTCGACTGGGTGACGCTCTCGCCAGCGGAGCAGGAGCGGACCGCGAGCCTCGTCGTCGATGCCGAGCTCCGATCGACCGACCGCACCGTCGAGGCGCTCGGGCGCTACCGCGTGCACGAGGCGCGCATCACCGACGTCCGCAAGGGGCACGCGCCCGCCGACCGGATCGACGTCATCGCGACTTCGGACCAGTGCACGACCAACTGGCAGCCGGTCGAGTACGTCGACGGCGATCCGCTCACCGAGCCCGGGACCTACCGGCTGTACCTGACGAAGGAGCAGGCGGGAGGCGCGTGGCGCCTCGTCGTGCCCGGTGCCGCCGAGCGCCTGGACCGCTGATGCGCGACGGCCGCCGCCGCTGACCGGGCGCAGCCGCCCGGCACACGGCGGCGGCACGGGCCCCGTCCGGCGCTCGAGCGCAGCGATCGCGCGCACCCCCGCAGGGTCAGACCTCGACGTCGCTGCCCATCGTCACCGTTCGGCGGAGCGGCAACCCGAAGCGCGCAGCCGGGTCGGCAGCGTTGTGGGCCATCGCGACGAACAGCTTCCGCCGCCAGGACACCATGCCACCCTTGCCCGCGCCGGTCCGCAGTGCTCCGCGAGAGATGAAGTACGACGCCGTGGACATGTCCTCCTGCGCCAGGTCGAGCACGCCCCCGGCACACGCGGCACGCATCGCCGCGGGCAGGTCCTGGTCGTCCGAGAACCCGAACGTGATGGTGATGTGGTCGATGCCGTCGTCCGCGTAGCCGAGCTCGTCGCGGGTGAACGCCTCGTGCAGTGCGACGTGCGGCACGTTCGCGGTCAGGACGGACACGATGATGACCCGCTGGTGCACGACCCCGTTGTGCTCGACGTTCGCGCGGAGGGCGAGCGGCGTCGTCTCCTTGTTCGGGTGCGGGAACACCGCGATGCCCGGGACCCGAGGGATGTGGTCGGCGTTCACCGTCTCGATGAAGTCGGCCAGTGAACCCTCGCGCTTCCGGCGCTCGAGCTGCACGAGCTGGCGGCCGCGGTGCCACGTGGTCATGAGGGTGATGACGGCGAGGGCGATGAGCAGCGGCACCCATCCGCCGTGCAGGACCTTCGACAGGTTGCCCGCCAGGAAGGTCAGCTCGAGCCCGCCGAACACCACGGCGACGGTGACGAGCTTCCACGTCGCCCAGCGCCAGAGCGGCTTGACGACGACCAGGAGCAGCAGCGTGTCCACGACGAGCGCGCCGGTCACGGAGACGCCGTACGCGGTGGCGAGCGCGGCCGAGGAACGGAACGCCAGCATGATCGCCATCACGCCGATGAACAGGAGCAGGTTCACGGCCGGCAGGTAGACCTGCCCGCCCTCCTGCTTCGAGGTCTGGCGGATGGTGAGCGGCGGCAGCAGCCCGAGCTGCACGGCCTGGCGGGTCAGCGAGAAGGCGCCGGAGATGACGGCCTGGCTCGCGATGACCGTCGCGGCGGTGGCGAGGATGACGACCGGGATCTGCGCCCAGCTCGGGAACAGCAGGAAGAAGGGGTCCTTCGTGGACGTGGGGTCCTCGAGCACCAGGGCCGCCTGGCCGAGGTAGTTGCAGACGAGGGCGGGGAACACCACGAAGAACCAGGCCCGGAGGATCGGCATGCGCCCGAAGTGGCCCATGTCGGCGTAGAGCGCCTCGGCTCCGGTGATCGCGAGGACGACGGCGCCCATGGCGATGAACGTGATGAACGGGTGCGCGACCAGGAACATGATCGCCCAGGTCGGCGACAGGCCCTGCAGCACGCCGGGGTGCTCGACGATGTGCGGGATGCCGGCCGCCGCGATGACGACGAACCAGAGCAGCATGACCGGGCCGAACGAGGCGCCGACCTTCGCGGTGCCGAACCGCTGGACGACGAACAGCATCACGAGGATGACGGCCGCGATCGGCACGACGAGGTGCTCGACCGAGGGCGCCGCGGTCCCCAGGCCCTCGACGGCGGAGAGCACCGAGACGGCCGGGGTGATCACGGAGTCGCCGTAGAACAGGGCGACCCCGACGATCCCGATGACCAGGAACACGGTCGTCCCGCCGGGACGGTTGGCGTAGAGCCGTCGTGCGAGTGCGGCGAGCGCCATGACGCCGCCCTCGCCGTGGTTGTCGACGCGCATGAGCACGAGCACGTACTTGATCGACACGACGATGGTGATCGACCAGAAGAGCAGCGAGATGACGCCGTACACGTCCTCGGGGATCGGGCGGACGATGCCGCCGTCGACCGAGAACACGGTCCGCATCGAGTACAGGACACTCGTGCCGATGTCGCCGAAGACGACGCCGAGTGCGGCGAGCGCCAGTCCGGCTCCGCCCTTGCGGAGCGTGCTGCCGGCGGATCCGTGCGGTGCGGCCTTCGCGGGGTGCGCAGCGTCGTCGCCGGGCCCGGCGTCACCGGGCTGGGCATCTCCGGGCCGGGCGTCGACCGGTCCGGCGGCGGGGGCAGCGGCGTCCGAGGCGGCAGGTCCGCCCGCAGCGCGCGCTCCGGCTCCGTCCGACGGGTGGTCGGACGGCTGCGACGACGCGCGGGTCTCGGTCACGGCAAGCACTCCAGTTCGGGCCGTACGGGCGACGGCCGCCGCTCATCATGCACCCGTTCGGTGACAACGGAGCACCGACGCCCCTCGTGCCTGCGTCGAACGGCCTCTACGCGTCGCGCTCCGGCACCGTCACGATGCGGTTCTGGTACGCCCAGACCACGGCCTGCAGGCGCGACCGGACCCCGAGCTTCGGCAGCATCCGCGCCAGGTGGGACTTCACCGTGGAGACCTCGACGACGAGTTCGGCGGCGATCTCCTCGTTCGACATGCCCTGCGCGAGCAGGAGCAGCACGTCGCGTTCCCGGGCGGTCAGCACCCCGTCGGCGCGGTCCCCCGTCACCGGCTGCAGGCTCCGACGCGAGGCGAACTCGCGCAGCACCCGCCGCGTCAGCGCCTGGTCGAGCGTCCCGTTGCCCGCGGCCACCTGCCGGACGGCGCCGATGATGGCGTCCGGCTCGGCGTCCTTGAGCAGGAACCCGGACGCCCCGGCCTCGAGCGCACCGAACACCAGGTCGTCCATGTCGAACGTGGTCAGCATCAGCACCGGCACGGCGGGATCGGCGTCGGGTCGGCAGAGTTCCCGCGCGACCTCGATGCCGTTCCGCACCGGCATCCGGATGTCGAGCACGGCGACGTCCGGTCGCGTGCTGCGGGCGAGGGCGAGCGCCTCGCCACCGTCCGCGGCCACCGCGACGACGGTGATGTCCGGTTCCGCGTCGAGCAGCGCGGAGACGCCGGCCCGGACGAGCGGTTGGTCGTCGGCGACGAGCACGCGGATCGCGGCGCCCTCAGCGGTCGCGCCGTCCCCGGCCGACACGCCACCCCCGGCCGACACGCTGCCCCCGGCGGACGCATCGCCCTGGCCACCTCCGGTGCTCACCGAGCCACCTCCGGGTCGGTGGCCGACGTCGCGGACGTGGGCTGGGCCTCCCGGCCGAGCGTCAGCGCGACCAGCCAGCCGCCGCCGTCCGTCGGACCGACCTGGAGGCTCGCCCCCACCAGTTCGGCCCGCTCACGCATGCCACGGATCCCGTTGCCACCGGCGGGCGTGCTGCCCACCGACGGGACGGAGGCCGGACCGTTGGCGACGCGCACCGCGAGGTGGTCGTCGGCGCGGTCGT
The sequence above is drawn from the Curtobacterium sp. L6-1 genome and encodes:
- a CDS encoding response regulator, giving the protein MRVLVADDQPLVRAGVSALLDAEPDITVVAVAADGGEALALARSTRPDVAVLDIRMPVRNGIEVARELCRPDADPAVPVLMLTTFDMDDLVFGALEAGASGFLLKDAEPDAIIGAVRQVAAGNGTLDQALTRRVLREFASRRSLQPVTGDRADGVLTARERDVLLLLAQGMSNEEIAAELVVEVSTVKSHLARMLPKLGVRSRLQAVVWAYQNRIVTVPERDA
- a CDS encoding SdrD B-like domain-containing protein, with the translated sequence MRSRIPSRLLVTAVTATSLVLAAATPTWAGTTRPATVDAIHGPAASSAAGRPVASTGPASPTPSATSSAPDSAPPASPASPAALATPASAAPRPDEDPDREARLTSDPEPADRPGGSTHAATDAEVGLAVEVAKDGTGPFTPQDGPGADADAENGIVRTLDAITYRVTMNSTGGSSEHERFTLTAPTGTSWAAVPGRCDGAGSRISGQDLVCDLGTVAEGHAIAVPAVLDVSGDLRNGDELRVTGVGTADGADAPVSATSPRTTVSAAARYNLSKNVLASTMRTDVRGPGGAKGIQLVYPLAVDWQPIVPGQGLLGFEKAHGPMTFTDDVSQLLGDLPSGARLWNGDRPACGPNTAEVPGFGGLPAGTGGGDRGVADSGTIRCEQDAPGQDVDVTITGTVTDATKMPTENKYGGPIAGGRVGYVVTGYISFWMPTPPAGTNVRSVNRCTPLQVSSTIGAPNFPGGTEPTVDNVSERSIVEFAPGSGGKRLYRVVGDGTAVRPGSARLGDPWTTPGAALRSEVSMHNPGLSRYQDAVLCDTFDRATQRLTEGIGASAAARVTGLSGARVEYAAYEMTSPSDGQQRSCDDSDGPWYDAPDAVPGGIGAVGAVRAVGDLTGGGDAVLHAWVTVADAPDGTRALDFGHLSFGVGHPGWVHDPADPALGVGVLTDSVVITEDLARVAKKIVDRGHDAQDTPDRTSSVVPGESLEYALYPTLTNGNTKGRPTTLTVRDTLPLHTTYVLDSASQTPVIDSVEDPDGGHHQQLRWTFHDVQPNADVAPITYRLRVSSAAPAGPIENAVEVASPADRSDTQYRRAERAVQVIAGGGVGVQESAVDPVVVAGDRLAWRLDYTNTSSEPVHGVDLIDVLPDRTDPDDGSFHGRTTLAGPVAVDPAAGESVTYTAAVPDAVSLDGQDASNQPGGATTWCPESAFGSPGCPSSLGDVTASRITRTAAVGVGDTVTHELALATEGERDGDEYANRFGLRVADLALPVRSNRASIRVVAGAIGDRVWTDEDGDGLQESGEPGLGDVAVRLTGTDDEGTAVDRTTTSDPDGTYRFDTLRPGEYVTTFTAPDGRAFTRALVGDDRAVDSDASEDGTSGTVTLGRETTAEGVLDHVDRTSTVDAGVLPGDDTTDPGDGGPDGPGDGGPDGPGEPGASGGSGTPGGSTGTGGPGVDRPGERPSGSSAHGSHGSTWSGTVGAPARRGDLAFTGAEGLSALLGGALLLLGLGVAVIVVRRRRVRR
- a CDS encoding potassium transporter Kup; translation: MTETRASSQPSDHPSDGAGARAAGGPAASDAAAPAAGPVDARPGDAQPGDAGPGDDAAHPAKAAPHGSAGSTLRKGGAGLALAALGVVFGDIGTSVLYSMRTVFSVDGGIVRPIPEDVYGVISLLFWSITIVVSIKYVLVLMRVDNHGEGGVMALAALARRLYANRPGGTTVFLVIGIVGVALFYGDSVITPAVSVLSAVEGLGTAAPSVEHLVVPIAAVILVMLFVVQRFGTAKVGASFGPVMLLWFVVIAAAGIPHIVEHPGVLQGLSPTWAIMFLVAHPFITFIAMGAVVLAITGAEALYADMGHFGRMPILRAWFFVVFPALVCNYLGQAALVLEDPTSTKDPFFLLFPSWAQIPVVILATAATVIASQAVISGAFSLTRQAVQLGLLPPLTIRQTSKQEGGQVYLPAVNLLLFIGVMAIMLAFRSSAALATAYGVSVTGALVVDTLLLLVVVKPLWRWATWKLVTVAVVFGGLELTFLAGNLSKVLHGGWVPLLIALAVITLMTTWHRGRQLVQLERRKREGSLADFIETVNADHIPRVPGIAVFPHPNKETTPLALRANVEHNGVVHQRVIIVSVLTANVPHVALHEAFTRDELGYADDGIDHITITFGFSDDQDLPAAMRAACAGGVLDLAQEDMSTASYFISRGALRTGAGKGGMVSWRRKLFVAMAHNAADPAARFGLPLRRTVTMGSDVEV
- a CDS encoding sensor histidine kinase; translation: MRPLPIPPWVRAALAGLAFLGLALLTMEGLHRAGWYPTRLADYRVTAALVALCIVVGQRLPYPLLVVVGVAVGWPTWMFDVLQVRLIPLVIAVYLACAAGRHLLAVLAVAALPTVSAMFLPLAGLSPRYWSVVLPDWRSWTQNADWSTVVLMGILLVACAFLGRATARRRRSELVLQRRNEELVRLRESDQARIASEERTAVAREVHDVVAHHMAAIVVRSQALVRVGVADQQEFAEYASWVAGTGQQALSEMRKVVRVLRAGGDGGTTDAPVSLRGAIEDAVERVRATGVRVDADLRVPATLGVMQDFAVLRVCQEALTNTLVHSDGSAVRITLAASEDSIRLEVLDDGGSGASPRVPALAAGGAGIRGMRERAASIGGVLDAGPAEGGGWRVILEAPRDAAARDDPQRRDGQPRRDGQEARQQTAGSLRPVDRPAGPQHPVVAS